One Carassius auratus strain Wakin chromosome 44, ASM336829v1, whole genome shotgun sequence genomic window carries:
- the LOC113062395 gene encoding MAP7 domain-containing protein 1-like isoform X2, with the protein MNKMENKALESSFEEKLTLSDKLLTSPLGTSSTLQKENELDSEILKADDTTVTDSSLITDPPSKSEPIKSDPRPSTPGSNPQTKKDGMSSEQRQKQAKKRREERAKYLAAKKAQWLEKEEKAQRLRESQLEERRRKLEEQRLKAEKRRALLEEKQRQKLEKNKERYESAIKRSTKKTWAEIRQQRWSWAGGLNQTSRRESRCSASTVNLPRQTEPVINNRLSKSSATLWNSPCRTRSLRLSPWESRIVERLMTPTLSFLARSRSVATLQNSSDPHQCSRSASVSPLTPCSHHHPHQHSAERWRVSASTPDITQRQLRRNSTPFEKKKKEKKDKERENEKEKCALSKEKVEKKRQSQSITRTKTEASPNIKAKNRAPSPATPRSRPLSPNPAVSPKPPSSSARTPGTKTRPKRAQTPVRVQPPAVAAVSMEAKEPRQADPPKDTKTVLSVPDITVSSAPATPLTPSAPITAAPQTPEVANVAATTSRSLSPEPGPPIAKPSAGTNDPEEAARVLAEKRRQAREQREREEQERREQEQKSRALREEHSRREEEERRRREEEARFMAEQQRLQEEREAQERARAEQEENLRLQRQREEAESKAREEAERQRIEREKHFQKEEQERLERKKRLEEIMKRTRKSDAGQKDVKTPAQVNGRVSDSVIQKNPLETFHSGATNFNQSQGDVKTSSVSWDVAPIINGVQPTKHQNGLSSNGEAADFEEIIKLSNHSGSGNSGQGQAADPIMAFEGGEPFMMKAGPMKPQHVAEVL; encoded by the exons TTCTCACATCTCCTCTAGGGACGAGCAGCACGCTTCAGAAAGAGAATGAATTGGACAGTGAGATCCTGAAAGCTGATGACACAACAGTCACAGATTCTTCCCTCATAACAGACCCTCCCTCAAAATCAGAACCAATCAAATCTGACCCGAGACCCAGCACACCTGGATCCAACCCACAGACAAAAAAAG ATGGGATGAGTTCAGAGCAACGGCAGAAACAGGCCAAAAAGCGGCGAGAGGAACGCGCCAAATATTTGG CGGCCAAGAAAGCTCAGTGGTTGGAGAAGGAGGAGAAGGCACAGCGGTTGCGTGAGAGCCAGTTGGAGGAGCGCAGAAGGAAGTTAGAGGAACAGCGACTGAAGGCAGAGAAACGAAGAGCTCTACTGGAggaaaaacagagacagaaacTAGAGAAGAATAAG GAGAGGTATGAATCCGCCATAAAGAGGTCAACCAAAAAAACGTGGGCTGAGATCCGTCAGCAGAGGTGGTCATGGGCCGGCGGCTTGAACCAGACCTCCCGCAGAGAGA GCAGATGCTCGGCCTCCACGGTCAACCTGCCGCGGCAGACGGAGCCTGTGATTAACAACAGGCTGTCCAAGTCCTCGGCCACGCTCTGGAACTCGCCCTGCAGAA CCCGCAGCTTGCGTCTGAGCCCATGGGAGAGCCGCATCGTAGAGAGGTTGATGACCCCCACCCTTTCCTTTCTGGCTCGCAGCCGGAGCGTCGCCACCCTCCAGAACAGCAGCGACCCCC ATCAGTGTTCCCGCTCTGCTTCTGTATCTCCTCTGACGCCGTGCTCCCATCATCATCCTCACCAGCACAGCGCTGAACGCTGGAGGGTCTCAGCCAGCACACCAGATATCACACAACGCCAGCTGAGACGCAACTCTACACCG tttgagaagaagaagaaagaaaagaaagacaaagaacGAGAGAATGAAAAGGAGAAATGCGCTCTGTCTAAAGAAAAAGTGGAGAAGAAGAGACAGTCCCAATCCATAACCAGAACGAAAACAGAAGCCag CCCAAATATCAAAGCTAAAAACAGAGCTCCATCACCTGCGACACCCAGGAGTCGCCCTCTCTCCCCCAATCCAGCGGTGTCCCCCAAACCACCCTCATCTTCAGCCAGGACTCCTGGCACCAAGACCCGGCCCAAACGAGCTCAGACTCCCGTCCGCGTGCAGCCCCCCGCCGTTGCTGCTGTCTCCATGGAAGCCAAGGAGCCCCGTCAGGCTGACCCTCCCAAAGACACAAAGA CTGTCCTCAGTGTTCCTGACATCACCGTCTCGTCTGCACCGGCCACGCCCCTCACTCCCTCTGCACCAATCACAGCAGCTCCTCAGACACCAGAGGTGGCCAATGTGGCAGCCACAACTTCCAGATCACTCTCTCCTGAGCCCGGCCCTCCGATCGCCAAGCCCTCAGCTGGGACCAATGATCCAGAAGAGGCGGCCCGTGTGCTAGCAGAGAAGAGACGTCAGGCCCGtgagcagagagagagggaggagcaGGAGAGGAGAGAACAGGAGCAGAAGAGCAG AGCACTGCGTGAGGAGCACTCCAGAcgtgaggaggaggagaggaggcgaAGGGAAGAGGAGGCGCGCTTCATGGCAGAGCAGCAGCGTCTGCAGGAGGAGAGGGAGGCGCAGGAGAGAGCCCGAGCTGAGCAGGAGGAAAACCTGCGTCTGCAGAGACAG CGAGAGGAGGCTGAATCCAAAGCCAGAGAGGAAGCAGAGAGACAGAGGATAGAAAGAGAGAAACACTTCCAGAAGGAGGAACAGGAGCGGCTGGAGAGAAAGAAG CGTCTGGAAGAAATCATGAAAAGGACTCGTAAAAGTGATGCAGGACAG AAAGACGTTAAGACTCCAGCTCAAGTCAACGGCAGAGTCTCTGACAGCG TAATTCAGAAAAATCCTTTAGAAACTTTTCATAGTGGGGCGACAAATTTTAACCAATCACAAGGAGACGTGAAGACGAG CTCTGTGTCCTGGGACGTGGCACCCATCATTAATGGTGTCCAGCCCACTAAGCATCAGAATGGACTGTCCTCCAATGGAGAGGCAGCAGACTTTGAGGAGATCATCAAGCTGTCCAATCACAGTGGCAGTGGAAACAGTGGGCAGGGCCAAGCTGCTGATCCAATCATGGCCTTTGAGGGAGGGGAACCGTTCATGATGAAGGCGGGGCCTATGAAACCTCAACATGTGGCAG AGGTCCTGTGA
- the LOC113062395 gene encoding MAP7 domain-containing protein 1-like isoform X4 has protein sequence MNKMENKALESSFEEKLTLSDKLLTSPLGTSSTLQKENELDSEILKADDTTVTDSSLITDPPSKSEPIKSDPRPSTPGSNPQTKKDGMSSEQRQKQAKKRREERAKYLAAKKAQWLEKEEKAQRLRESQLEERRRKLEEQRLKAEKRRALLEEKQRQKLEKNKERYESAIKRSTKKTWAEIRQQRWSWAGGLNQTSRRETRSLRLSPWESRIVERLMTPTLSFLARSRSVATLQNSSDPHQCSRSASVSPLTPCSHHHPHQHSAERWRVSASTPDITQRQLRRNSTPFEKKKKEKKDKERENEKEKCALSKEKVEKKRQSQSITRTKTEASPNIKAKNRAPSPATPRSRPLSPNPAVSPKPPSSSARTPGTKTRPKRAQTPVRVQPPAVAAVSMEAKEPRQADPPKDTKTVLSVPDITVSSAPATPLTPSAPITAAPQTPEVANVAATTSRSLSPEPGPPIAKPSAGTNDPEEAARVLAEKRRQAREQREREEQERREQEQKSRALREEHSRREEEERRRREEEARFMAEQQRLQEEREAQERARAEQEENLRLQRQREEAESKAREEAERQRIEREKHFQKEEQERLERKKRLEEIMKRTRKSDAGQKDVKTPAQVNGRVSDSVIQKNPLETFHSGATNFNQSQGDVKTSSVSWDVAPIINGVQPTKHQNGLSSNGEAADFEEIIKLSNHSGSGNSGQGQAADPIMAFEGGEPFMMKAGPMKPQHVAEVL, from the exons TTCTCACATCTCCTCTAGGGACGAGCAGCACGCTTCAGAAAGAGAATGAATTGGACAGTGAGATCCTGAAAGCTGATGACACAACAGTCACAGATTCTTCCCTCATAACAGACCCTCCCTCAAAATCAGAACCAATCAAATCTGACCCGAGACCCAGCACACCTGGATCCAACCCACAGACAAAAAAAG ATGGGATGAGTTCAGAGCAACGGCAGAAACAGGCCAAAAAGCGGCGAGAGGAACGCGCCAAATATTTGG CGGCCAAGAAAGCTCAGTGGTTGGAGAAGGAGGAGAAGGCACAGCGGTTGCGTGAGAGCCAGTTGGAGGAGCGCAGAAGGAAGTTAGAGGAACAGCGACTGAAGGCAGAGAAACGAAGAGCTCTACTGGAggaaaaacagagacagaaacTAGAGAAGAATAAG GAGAGGTATGAATCCGCCATAAAGAGGTCAACCAAAAAAACGTGGGCTGAGATCCGTCAGCAGAGGTGGTCATGGGCCGGCGGCTTGAACCAGACCTCCCGCAGAGAGA CCCGCAGCTTGCGTCTGAGCCCATGGGAGAGCCGCATCGTAGAGAGGTTGATGACCCCCACCCTTTCCTTTCTGGCTCGCAGCCGGAGCGTCGCCACCCTCCAGAACAGCAGCGACCCCC ATCAGTGTTCCCGCTCTGCTTCTGTATCTCCTCTGACGCCGTGCTCCCATCATCATCCTCACCAGCACAGCGCTGAACGCTGGAGGGTCTCAGCCAGCACACCAGATATCACACAACGCCAGCTGAGACGCAACTCTACACCG tttgagaagaagaagaaagaaaagaaagacaaagaacGAGAGAATGAAAAGGAGAAATGCGCTCTGTCTAAAGAAAAAGTGGAGAAGAAGAGACAGTCCCAATCCATAACCAGAACGAAAACAGAAGCCag CCCAAATATCAAAGCTAAAAACAGAGCTCCATCACCTGCGACACCCAGGAGTCGCCCTCTCTCCCCCAATCCAGCGGTGTCCCCCAAACCACCCTCATCTTCAGCCAGGACTCCTGGCACCAAGACCCGGCCCAAACGAGCTCAGACTCCCGTCCGCGTGCAGCCCCCCGCCGTTGCTGCTGTCTCCATGGAAGCCAAGGAGCCCCGTCAGGCTGACCCTCCCAAAGACACAAAGA CTGTCCTCAGTGTTCCTGACATCACCGTCTCGTCTGCACCGGCCACGCCCCTCACTCCCTCTGCACCAATCACAGCAGCTCCTCAGACACCAGAGGTGGCCAATGTGGCAGCCACAACTTCCAGATCACTCTCTCCTGAGCCCGGCCCTCCGATCGCCAAGCCCTCAGCTGGGACCAATGATCCAGAAGAGGCGGCCCGTGTGCTAGCAGAGAAGAGACGTCAGGCCCGtgagcagagagagagggaggagcaGGAGAGGAGAGAACAGGAGCAGAAGAGCAG AGCACTGCGTGAGGAGCACTCCAGAcgtgaggaggaggagaggaggcgaAGGGAAGAGGAGGCGCGCTTCATGGCAGAGCAGCAGCGTCTGCAGGAGGAGAGGGAGGCGCAGGAGAGAGCCCGAGCTGAGCAGGAGGAAAACCTGCGTCTGCAGAGACAG CGAGAGGAGGCTGAATCCAAAGCCAGAGAGGAAGCAGAGAGACAGAGGATAGAAAGAGAGAAACACTTCCAGAAGGAGGAACAGGAGCGGCTGGAGAGAAAGAAG CGTCTGGAAGAAATCATGAAAAGGACTCGTAAAAGTGATGCAGGACAG AAAGACGTTAAGACTCCAGCTCAAGTCAACGGCAGAGTCTCTGACAGCG TAATTCAGAAAAATCCTTTAGAAACTTTTCATAGTGGGGCGACAAATTTTAACCAATCACAAGGAGACGTGAAGACGAG CTCTGTGTCCTGGGACGTGGCACCCATCATTAATGGTGTCCAGCCCACTAAGCATCAGAATGGACTGTCCTCCAATGGAGAGGCAGCAGACTTTGAGGAGATCATCAAGCTGTCCAATCACAGTGGCAGTGGAAACAGTGGGCAGGGCCAAGCTGCTGATCCAATCATGGCCTTTGAGGGAGGGGAACCGTTCATGATGAAGGCGGGGCCTATGAAACCTCAACATGTGGCAG AGGTCCTGTGA
- the LOC113062395 gene encoding MAP7 domain-containing protein 1-like isoform X1: MNKMENKALESSFEEKLTLSDKLLTSPLGTSSTLQKENELDSEILKADDTTVTDSSLITDPPSKSEPIKSDPRPSTPGSNPQTKKDGMSSEQRQKQAKKRREERAKYLEQRTQEQAAKKAQWLEKEEKAQRLRESQLEERRRKLEEQRLKAEKRRALLEEKQRQKLEKNKERYESAIKRSTKKTWAEIRQQRWSWAGGLNQTSRRESRCSASTVNLPRQTEPVINNRLSKSSATLWNSPCRTRSLRLSPWESRIVERLMTPTLSFLARSRSVATLQNSSDPHQCSRSASVSPLTPCSHHHPHQHSAERWRVSASTPDITQRQLRRNSTPFEKKKKEKKDKERENEKEKCALSKEKVEKKRQSQSITRTKTEASPNIKAKNRAPSPATPRSRPLSPNPAVSPKPPSSSARTPGTKTRPKRAQTPVRVQPPAVAAVSMEAKEPRQADPPKDTKTVLSVPDITVSSAPATPLTPSAPITAAPQTPEVANVAATTSRSLSPEPGPPIAKPSAGTNDPEEAARVLAEKRRQAREQREREEQERREQEQKSRALREEHSRREEEERRRREEEARFMAEQQRLQEEREAQERARAEQEENLRLQRQREEAESKAREEAERQRIEREKHFQKEEQERLERKKRLEEIMKRTRKSDAGQKDVKTPAQVNGRVSDSVIQKNPLETFHSGATNFNQSQGDVKTSSVSWDVAPIINGVQPTKHQNGLSSNGEAADFEEIIKLSNHSGSGNSGQGQAADPIMAFEGGEPFMMKAGPMKPQHVAEVL; encoded by the exons TTCTCACATCTCCTCTAGGGACGAGCAGCACGCTTCAGAAAGAGAATGAATTGGACAGTGAGATCCTGAAAGCTGATGACACAACAGTCACAGATTCTTCCCTCATAACAGACCCTCCCTCAAAATCAGAACCAATCAAATCTGACCCGAGACCCAGCACACCTGGATCCAACCCACAGACAAAAAAAG ATGGGATGAGTTCAGAGCAACGGCAGAAACAGGCCAAAAAGCGGCGAGAGGAACGCGCCAAATATTTGG AACAGCGAACCCAGGAGCAAG CGGCCAAGAAAGCTCAGTGGTTGGAGAAGGAGGAGAAGGCACAGCGGTTGCGTGAGAGCCAGTTGGAGGAGCGCAGAAGGAAGTTAGAGGAACAGCGACTGAAGGCAGAGAAACGAAGAGCTCTACTGGAggaaaaacagagacagaaacTAGAGAAGAATAAG GAGAGGTATGAATCCGCCATAAAGAGGTCAACCAAAAAAACGTGGGCTGAGATCCGTCAGCAGAGGTGGTCATGGGCCGGCGGCTTGAACCAGACCTCCCGCAGAGAGA GCAGATGCTCGGCCTCCACGGTCAACCTGCCGCGGCAGACGGAGCCTGTGATTAACAACAGGCTGTCCAAGTCCTCGGCCACGCTCTGGAACTCGCCCTGCAGAA CCCGCAGCTTGCGTCTGAGCCCATGGGAGAGCCGCATCGTAGAGAGGTTGATGACCCCCACCCTTTCCTTTCTGGCTCGCAGCCGGAGCGTCGCCACCCTCCAGAACAGCAGCGACCCCC ATCAGTGTTCCCGCTCTGCTTCTGTATCTCCTCTGACGCCGTGCTCCCATCATCATCCTCACCAGCACAGCGCTGAACGCTGGAGGGTCTCAGCCAGCACACCAGATATCACACAACGCCAGCTGAGACGCAACTCTACACCG tttgagaagaagaagaaagaaaagaaagacaaagaacGAGAGAATGAAAAGGAGAAATGCGCTCTGTCTAAAGAAAAAGTGGAGAAGAAGAGACAGTCCCAATCCATAACCAGAACGAAAACAGAAGCCag CCCAAATATCAAAGCTAAAAACAGAGCTCCATCACCTGCGACACCCAGGAGTCGCCCTCTCTCCCCCAATCCAGCGGTGTCCCCCAAACCACCCTCATCTTCAGCCAGGACTCCTGGCACCAAGACCCGGCCCAAACGAGCTCAGACTCCCGTCCGCGTGCAGCCCCCCGCCGTTGCTGCTGTCTCCATGGAAGCCAAGGAGCCCCGTCAGGCTGACCCTCCCAAAGACACAAAGA CTGTCCTCAGTGTTCCTGACATCACCGTCTCGTCTGCACCGGCCACGCCCCTCACTCCCTCTGCACCAATCACAGCAGCTCCTCAGACACCAGAGGTGGCCAATGTGGCAGCCACAACTTCCAGATCACTCTCTCCTGAGCCCGGCCCTCCGATCGCCAAGCCCTCAGCTGGGACCAATGATCCAGAAGAGGCGGCCCGTGTGCTAGCAGAGAAGAGACGTCAGGCCCGtgagcagagagagagggaggagcaGGAGAGGAGAGAACAGGAGCAGAAGAGCAG AGCACTGCGTGAGGAGCACTCCAGAcgtgaggaggaggagaggaggcgaAGGGAAGAGGAGGCGCGCTTCATGGCAGAGCAGCAGCGTCTGCAGGAGGAGAGGGAGGCGCAGGAGAGAGCCCGAGCTGAGCAGGAGGAAAACCTGCGTCTGCAGAGACAG CGAGAGGAGGCTGAATCCAAAGCCAGAGAGGAAGCAGAGAGACAGAGGATAGAAAGAGAGAAACACTTCCAGAAGGAGGAACAGGAGCGGCTGGAGAGAAAGAAG CGTCTGGAAGAAATCATGAAAAGGACTCGTAAAAGTGATGCAGGACAG AAAGACGTTAAGACTCCAGCTCAAGTCAACGGCAGAGTCTCTGACAGCG TAATTCAGAAAAATCCTTTAGAAACTTTTCATAGTGGGGCGACAAATTTTAACCAATCACAAGGAGACGTGAAGACGAG CTCTGTGTCCTGGGACGTGGCACCCATCATTAATGGTGTCCAGCCCACTAAGCATCAGAATGGACTGTCCTCCAATGGAGAGGCAGCAGACTTTGAGGAGATCATCAAGCTGTCCAATCACAGTGGCAGTGGAAACAGTGGGCAGGGCCAAGCTGCTGATCCAATCATGGCCTTTGAGGGAGGGGAACCGTTCATGATGAAGGCGGGGCCTATGAAACCTCAACATGTGGCAG AGGTCCTGTGA
- the LOC113062395 gene encoding MAP7 domain-containing protein 1-like isoform X3 encodes MNKMENKALESSFEEKLTLSDKLLTSPLGTSSTLQKENELDSEILKADDTTVTDSSLITDPPSKSEPIKSDPRPSTPGSNPQTKKDGMSSEQRQKQAKKRREERAKYLEQRTQEQAAKKAQWLEKEEKAQRLRESQLEERRRKLEEQRLKAEKRRALLEEKQRQKLEKNKERYESAIKRSTKKTWAEIRQQRWSWAGGLNQTSRRETRSLRLSPWESRIVERLMTPTLSFLARSRSVATLQNSSDPHQCSRSASVSPLTPCSHHHPHQHSAERWRVSASTPDITQRQLRRNSTPFEKKKKEKKDKERENEKEKCALSKEKVEKKRQSQSITRTKTEASPNIKAKNRAPSPATPRSRPLSPNPAVSPKPPSSSARTPGTKTRPKRAQTPVRVQPPAVAAVSMEAKEPRQADPPKDTKTVLSVPDITVSSAPATPLTPSAPITAAPQTPEVANVAATTSRSLSPEPGPPIAKPSAGTNDPEEAARVLAEKRRQAREQREREEQERREQEQKSRALREEHSRREEEERRRREEEARFMAEQQRLQEEREAQERARAEQEENLRLQRQREEAESKAREEAERQRIEREKHFQKEEQERLERKKRLEEIMKRTRKSDAGQKDVKTPAQVNGRVSDSVIQKNPLETFHSGATNFNQSQGDVKTSSVSWDVAPIINGVQPTKHQNGLSSNGEAADFEEIIKLSNHSGSGNSGQGQAADPIMAFEGGEPFMMKAGPMKPQHVAEVL; translated from the exons TTCTCACATCTCCTCTAGGGACGAGCAGCACGCTTCAGAAAGAGAATGAATTGGACAGTGAGATCCTGAAAGCTGATGACACAACAGTCACAGATTCTTCCCTCATAACAGACCCTCCCTCAAAATCAGAACCAATCAAATCTGACCCGAGACCCAGCACACCTGGATCCAACCCACAGACAAAAAAAG ATGGGATGAGTTCAGAGCAACGGCAGAAACAGGCCAAAAAGCGGCGAGAGGAACGCGCCAAATATTTGG AACAGCGAACCCAGGAGCAAG CGGCCAAGAAAGCTCAGTGGTTGGAGAAGGAGGAGAAGGCACAGCGGTTGCGTGAGAGCCAGTTGGAGGAGCGCAGAAGGAAGTTAGAGGAACAGCGACTGAAGGCAGAGAAACGAAGAGCTCTACTGGAggaaaaacagagacagaaacTAGAGAAGAATAAG GAGAGGTATGAATCCGCCATAAAGAGGTCAACCAAAAAAACGTGGGCTGAGATCCGTCAGCAGAGGTGGTCATGGGCCGGCGGCTTGAACCAGACCTCCCGCAGAGAGA CCCGCAGCTTGCGTCTGAGCCCATGGGAGAGCCGCATCGTAGAGAGGTTGATGACCCCCACCCTTTCCTTTCTGGCTCGCAGCCGGAGCGTCGCCACCCTCCAGAACAGCAGCGACCCCC ATCAGTGTTCCCGCTCTGCTTCTGTATCTCCTCTGACGCCGTGCTCCCATCATCATCCTCACCAGCACAGCGCTGAACGCTGGAGGGTCTCAGCCAGCACACCAGATATCACACAACGCCAGCTGAGACGCAACTCTACACCG tttgagaagaagaagaaagaaaagaaagacaaagaacGAGAGAATGAAAAGGAGAAATGCGCTCTGTCTAAAGAAAAAGTGGAGAAGAAGAGACAGTCCCAATCCATAACCAGAACGAAAACAGAAGCCag CCCAAATATCAAAGCTAAAAACAGAGCTCCATCACCTGCGACACCCAGGAGTCGCCCTCTCTCCCCCAATCCAGCGGTGTCCCCCAAACCACCCTCATCTTCAGCCAGGACTCCTGGCACCAAGACCCGGCCCAAACGAGCTCAGACTCCCGTCCGCGTGCAGCCCCCCGCCGTTGCTGCTGTCTCCATGGAAGCCAAGGAGCCCCGTCAGGCTGACCCTCCCAAAGACACAAAGA CTGTCCTCAGTGTTCCTGACATCACCGTCTCGTCTGCACCGGCCACGCCCCTCACTCCCTCTGCACCAATCACAGCAGCTCCTCAGACACCAGAGGTGGCCAATGTGGCAGCCACAACTTCCAGATCACTCTCTCCTGAGCCCGGCCCTCCGATCGCCAAGCCCTCAGCTGGGACCAATGATCCAGAAGAGGCGGCCCGTGTGCTAGCAGAGAAGAGACGTCAGGCCCGtgagcagagagagagggaggagcaGGAGAGGAGAGAACAGGAGCAGAAGAGCAG AGCACTGCGTGAGGAGCACTCCAGAcgtgaggaggaggagaggaggcgaAGGGAAGAGGAGGCGCGCTTCATGGCAGAGCAGCAGCGTCTGCAGGAGGAGAGGGAGGCGCAGGAGAGAGCCCGAGCTGAGCAGGAGGAAAACCTGCGTCTGCAGAGACAG CGAGAGGAGGCTGAATCCAAAGCCAGAGAGGAAGCAGAGAGACAGAGGATAGAAAGAGAGAAACACTTCCAGAAGGAGGAACAGGAGCGGCTGGAGAGAAAGAAG CGTCTGGAAGAAATCATGAAAAGGACTCGTAAAAGTGATGCAGGACAG AAAGACGTTAAGACTCCAGCTCAAGTCAACGGCAGAGTCTCTGACAGCG TAATTCAGAAAAATCCTTTAGAAACTTTTCATAGTGGGGCGACAAATTTTAACCAATCACAAGGAGACGTGAAGACGAG CTCTGTGTCCTGGGACGTGGCACCCATCATTAATGGTGTCCAGCCCACTAAGCATCAGAATGGACTGTCCTCCAATGGAGAGGCAGCAGACTTTGAGGAGATCATCAAGCTGTCCAATCACAGTGGCAGTGGAAACAGTGGGCAGGGCCAAGCTGCTGATCCAATCATGGCCTTTGAGGGAGGGGAACCGTTCATGATGAAGGCGGGGCCTATGAAACCTCAACATGTGGCAG AGGTCCTGTGA